The sequence below is a genomic window from Longimicrobium sp..
GTCCACCAGCAGGCGGTGGATCTCGGAGTCGGTCTGCTTCAGCGCGTCCATGCGTCTTTTCCCGGGCGTCACGGTCAGGATCGGGGCACCTCCAAGGCGCGCAAACTACCCCGCGCCGGCCCCGGTGTACAGTGCCGGGCGCGCCCGTCGCACGCCGTGGAATCTGCTACGGGCGCAGCGGCCCGCAGCTTGCTGGATGGGAGAACACATGTCGGTGCGCCCGTGCGTCGAGGGCCGCGCGCCGAAGGACGTGATCCAATCCGCGTACGGAGTGACCGATGAGAAACCTGCGCCACCTGGGCATCATGGCGCTTGCCGCCGGCCTGCTGACCACCTCTGCCTGCTCGGGGAACGACCGCGCGCGCAACCTGCCCGGCGTGCTCCGCCCCAGCGTGGGCGAGCGCGACGGCCGCGATCGTGACCGCGACGGGAACCGCGACGCGCGGCCGGACAAGGACAAGGGCCGTCGCGACGAAACCCGCTGCAACGCCGGGCGCGGCAACGGAAACGGCAACGGGCGCTGCCGCAACGGAAACAAGGGCAACGGGCGCAACCCGTAACCTGTCGTCGCGGCCTTTGGCCAGATAAAAAACAACAGCGAAGTTTCAGAGGAACAGAGAAAAGCCAGAGATACAGAGGACCCGTCTTCCTCTGTATTTCTGGCTTTTCTCCGTACCCTCTGTACCCCCGCTGTTCAGCGAGTCAGGCGGTAGATGAGCAGCGCGGCGCGCTTGATCTGCAGCGGCAGCGTTTCCAGGTCGATGCGCTCGTTGGGGCCGTGCGCCCCGGAGCCGTGCACGCCCAGCCCCGCCAGCGCGTTGGTGTACGGCGCCACGAACGACACGTCCGCCGCCCCGCGCCGGCCGGGATCGAACGCCTGCATCGGCGCCGTCCCCAGGTCGCGGTTCACGCTGTTCAGCACGTCCAGCAGCGCCTGGTTTCCTTCGGTCGGGGGCATGGACGGATAGCCCTCGCCGAAGGTGATCTCCGCCTCCGTGCGCGGAAGGTGGCGGGCGACGATGGCCCTCATCCGCTCACGCGTGCGCTGCAGCTGCTCGTCGGTGAGCGTGCGGATGTCGCCGGTGACGATGGCCGTCTGCGCGATGACGTTGGTCTTGCCGAACGCCGTCCCCGCGCTTCGCCGCGGATCGTACTCCACGTCCGTCCCGCCGACGATCACCCCCGGGTTGAAGGTGAGGTTGGGCTCGCCGCGCAGCTCCTCGTGAAAGGCGGTGAGGATGCGCGCCGCCTCGAAAATGGCCCCGCTCCCCGAGCCCTCGCCGAACACGCCCGACGAGTGCCCCGTGCGGCCGCGCACCCGCAGCGTCCACCCGCTGCTGCTGCGCCGCGCGACCACGGCATACTCGCCCAGCGAGTCGCGCGACCCCGTCTCGAACTCCAGCGCCGCGTCGCTGTTCCGGCCCGCCTCGATCAGGTGGTGCCGTGAAATTTCCAGCGGCCGCCCCGCCGATTCCTCGTCCCCCGTGAGCGCCACGGTGACGGTGGTCCCCTCGAGCACGCCGGCCGCGTGAAGCGCCCGCAGTGCGTACAGGATCACCACGTCGCCGCCCTTCATGTCGTTCACCCCCGGCCCCGTGGCGTACCGCCCGTCGCGCACGAAGCGCTGAAAGGCGTCGTCCTCTTCGAACACGGTGTCCAGGTGGCCGATCAGCAGCACGCGCTTGCCCTGCGTCCCGGTGCGGTAGGCGAACAGGTGCCCGGCGCGGTTCAGCGAGTCGGGCATGCTGATCCACCGCACGTCGAACCCCAGCGAGTCCAGCGGCGCCTCGAAGTGCCGCCCCACCTCGCGCACGCCCGCCGGGTTCAGCGTGCCGCTGTTGATGTTGACGATGCGCTCCAAAAAGCTCACGGCGTCGGCCGCATGGGCGTCTACCGAGCGAACGATGGCCTGCTCCTGCGGCGAAAGCTGCTGCGCCGCGGCGGGCGCGGCGGCCAACGCCAGCAGCGGAACGAGCGCGGACGGGATCAGTCGAGAAGTCACGGCACTTCGGGGATCGCTGGGAAGATGGAAAACGGGGGATTCGTGACGATAGCGCGTGGCCGAGCACCGATCAACCGATCCCCGCCAATTTCCGGAGCCTTAACCCTGCTACGGGACCAGCGAAGACACATGTTTGGCATGCTGAATGCTTTCCCGGCCCATCCCGAAGCCGGAAACAGAAGATGTAGGAACTACGCAATGAAGCGCGTCCTTCTTGCCCTCGCGGCGACGTTCGCCCTGTCCGCGTGCCTGGATTCGCCGTCCGGGGTGGGGGAACCCGAAACCCCGCCGGACCCGCCGGTGGGCACGGACCCGGTGGCCGCGGCGCAGGCCAGCACCACCTGCCAGGGGCGCTGCCTGGTACGGCTGGGCACCATCGGGCACTTCAGCTACGCGTCGCTGAACGAGCACGCGGAAGTGATCGCGGCCGGGCACCGGTGGACCAAGGCCACGGGACTCGTGCGCAACAACGGTGAGGGGTGGCGTGCCATCAACAGCTGGCACCGGCTGATCGCCGGCACCTCCGAATCCATGCCGGTCGTGTGGGAGAACAACCGCATCAAGAGCCGCATCACGCTCCCCGACATGCGGTTCGGCGAGGCCATGTCCATCAACGACTGGGGCCGCGTGGTGGGGAACTACCGCACCAACGGCGACATGCACACCCGTGCGTACCGCTGGTCTCCATACGGGGGCGGCACCGTGCTCCCCTGGCTGGAGCGGCACGGCAGCTCGGCCGAGGACATCAACCACAGCGACGACGCCGTGGGCTACTCGGTTCCCGCCGACGGTGTGCGCAAGGCGGTTCTCTGGCCCAAGGCGGGCGGGATCCGCGAGCTGGGTACGCTTCCGGGCTACGTGGGCAGCATGGCGATGGCCATCAGCAACAAGGGCGCGGTGGCGATGGTCAGCTGGAAGGAGGAGGTGGAGCGCGGAGTACCGGAGATGCGGGCCGCGCTGTGGACCCCCGAGGGCGGGCTGCTGAACCTGGGCACGCTGGGCGGCAACTTCAGCGAGGCGTACGACGTGAACCACTGGGGCGAGGTGGTGGGCTCCAGCACCACCCGCGACCTGCCCGCCACGGGCGGCTTCGACGGCCAGGTGCACGCGTTCACCTGGCACCCCTCCACCGGCATGGTGCGGCTGAACGCGGGCGGCGCCACGCAGAGCCGTGCCCTGGCCATCAACAGCTGGGGCGACGTGGTGGGGATCTTGAACGACAACGAGCTGGTGGCCTGGGTGTGGGAAGAGAACCTTCACCGCTGGCGGTAGCGGCCACGCGCACGAGAGGGAACACGGGCTCCCCGCCGGGATTTCGGCGGAGGGCCCGTTCGCATCCCGCGGTGCTTGCGGACCGGCACCACGGATCGGGATCTTGGGATGACCATCCTTGCCCCGTCCTCCCCGTCCGCCGATGCGAATCCGCCCAGTCCTGACCGCCGCGACCGCGATCGCGCTTCTCGCGGCCTGCGCATCCACCCGCGAACCGTCGCCCGGAGCGGTCTCCATCGACCAGGTGCGCCGGCTGCCGGTAGCGTCGGGCGGATCGGTGGAAGGTGTGGTCACCATGGCATCCGGCACCTTCGACGGCGGGTTCGCCGTGCAGGACGGCACCGCCGGCATCTACGTGCTCCCGCCCGCCGACTCCGCACGCTACCCGGCCGGCACCAGGCTGCGCATCACCGGGACGATCTCCGATCCGCAGAACCAGCTCGCCATCCAGCCGTCGCGCATCCAGGTGATCGGAGCGGGGACGATTCCGGACGCGCGGCCGATTCGCACGGGCGCGGTGGACGAGGCGAGCGAAGGGCTGCTGATCCGGGTGCGGGCCCGCGTGACGGGCGACGTGCTGGATGACCAGCCGTGGGGATGGAAGCTGATGCTGGACGACGGGTCCGGGGCGCTGCTGGTGTTCGTGGATGCGCAGGCGGGGATCGACGTCAGCGCCATCCGCGCCGGGCAGTGGCTGCAGGTAACGGGCTACTCCGGCCAGTACGAGGAGCACCGCGAGATCCTGCCCCGCACCCAATCAGACCTGCGCCCGATCGGCGAGCCGTGATCCGGCGAACGCGATTCTTGCGCCGTTGTACGCAGCCCCGGGATCCTGGAAGCCCATCCTAGCTTCAACCCCCGACCAGGCCTACGATGCGACGCCTACCTGCCCTGCTGATCCTCCTCACCGCCCTGCCGGCCGTTCCCCTGCAGGCGCAGACCGCGGGGGAAACCTCGGTGGGAGTGTCGATGAACTTCGGTCCGCGGCTGGGCGCTACGCTCTCGATCAAGCGATTC
It includes:
- a CDS encoding M20/M25/M40 family metallo-hydrolase; translation: MTSRLIPSALVPLLALAAAPAAAQQLSPQEQAIVRSVDAHAADAVSFLERIVNINSGTLNPAGVREVGRHFEAPLDSLGFDVRWISMPDSLNRAGHLFAYRTGTQGKRVLLIGHLDTVFEEDDAFQRFVRDGRYATGPGVNDMKGGDVVILYALRALHAAGVLEGTTVTVALTGDEESAGRPLEISRHHLIEAGRNSDAALEFETGSRDSLGEYAVVARRSSSGWTLRVRGRTGHSSGVFGEGSGSGAIFEAARILTAFHEELRGEPNLTFNPGVIVGGTDVEYDPRRSAGTAFGKTNVIAQTAIVTGDIRTLTDEQLQRTRERMRAIVARHLPRTEAEITFGEGYPSMPPTEGNQALLDVLNSVNRDLGTAPMQAFDPGRRGAADVSFVAPYTNALAGLGVHGSGAHGPNERIDLETLPLQIKRAALLIYRLTR